The following are encoded in a window of Colletotrichum lupini chromosome 3, complete sequence genomic DNA:
- a CDS encoding NPP1 domain-containing protein yields the protein MFVRVQHLLTVCLLFSEAAVAAILPRGGDDSGGHPWANHDMITPFKQDSSPGTDGRLERRFNPFLAVTGGCDPYPAVDASGALGAGLKPTGGGRSGCGNGGAGQVYARHGSSHGRDAIIYSYYFPKVRWGKGNDEGHRHYWASVVVWINRWGCNAEKPSSYRVVGISYTVDHLRWGTTAVGDLKFRTSPTNPIVSIHDNAMAPFQDTDISAASNRTLIAWSSLPSPARQALTDVKYEKTQVPFNDANIQGSLDGAYQQIFYNGLKDGQDCTKDIPDPDGPDLAPGEQEPIAIPLPPVDN from the exons ATGTTTGTGAGAGTTCAGCACCTTCTTACAGTATGCCTCCTCTTCTCGGAGGCTGCCGTAGCTGCCATCTTGCCTCGCGGAGGCGATGATTCAGGTGGTCATCCATGGGCCAATCATGATATGATCACACCTTTCAAACAGGACTCCTCTCCCGGGACAGACGGTCGTCTGGAACGTAGATTTAACCCGTTCCTTGCCGTCACTGGAGGTTGTGATCCGTATCCTGCAGTTGATGCCAGCGGGGCTCTTGG AGCAGGTCTGAAGCCTACAGGCGGCGGGAGATCAGGCTGCGGCAACGGCGGCGCCGGCCAAGTCTACGCTCGCCACGGAAGCAGTCACGGACGTGATGCCATCATTTACAGCTACTACTTCCCCAAGGTTCGGTGGGGCAAGGGAAACGATGAGGGGCACCGCCACTACTGGGCCAGCGTTGTGGTCTGGATAAATCGATGGGGTTGCAACGCCGAGAAACCCTCCTCATACCGGGTCGTTGGCATCTCATACACGGTCGACCACTTGAGATGGGGTACTACGGCTGTCGGTGACCTCAAATTCAGAACCTCACCCACGAACCCGATTGTCTCAATCCACGATAACGCCATGGCACCTTTTCAAGATACAGACATATCCGCGGCTTCCAATCGCACTCTTATCGCGTGGAGCTCGTTACCTAGCCCAGCGAGGCAGGCCTTGACTGACGTCAAATACGAAAAGACCCAAGTGCCGTTTAACGATGCCAATATCCAAGGATCCCTCGATGGGGCTTATCAACAGATATTCTACAACGGTTTGAAGGACGGGCAGGACTGTACCAAAGACATCCCGGACCCTGATGGTCCTGACTTGGCACCTGGCGAGCAAGAGCCTATTGCAATTCCTCTGCCTCCTGTTGATAATTAG